Proteins encoded in a region of the Paenibacillus wynnii genome:
- a CDS encoding LPD38 domain-containing protein — MRNRQRGKDAKQRVLDRTYSPEPIASASPADDMFAAVRNRSLANTITPPSSDPITSELLRSTLAGVGVNAGQPTIDMSPKPPVVQPGIDFRADQKKSPLTGRLPAPELLQTPQQTIQAALADKVPAASLLQQTERGPANASQIPELSQYEINKKEIESAPPVIKQYAQAMNYLTEGNPLGIAIGNAFSGNSGATRRDSSGNETVDKIADLVNDFITPMLIPTGAPVGMGPNVGTYEVAGKALSKGMGQSAVNKIAQGIGKIAPKVSPNTAQTIARQGLTETVAGPLQGVGIGLANQQDSNEQIGMNALYGAAGGAVLGFGGAAAGAGLRNLFKRNGIPAAEIEELLALPEGRGTVRQAAAADRGLNAPGTDPIANPYTYELPEASAGTRATADNAAGGRSGLREIDQSIRTLQTNYEQAVIDEYKLLKSQMDNRGGVQQGALQRTPEGEVTGRTGRQSNNPRWYQEFYAANGKRPTLKDLYTLARNRVDNGFADEAGQIPSWRERTGYDEQLAGYQQARNTLAGSVRDIDPALRVTDSPLVGQELRDLRHTGPKQARRPVGESIVAPPSVEPTLPRASSVEAPVTAKEQAINAKPLSELTQDDIDYLLEVSKGREVPIPPQEPAPQPIGDPILRPGQFDDKSGLGIAAGQRIKPYDSLSTETRSQLVTRQQRDPANLKGTSDRAYTALVDDLHPLNKQDKILNDLMEEPLKASERIHTLGLASRGADVISKRIITDGLVDSQGQVVGESLKSILKPLKSLMKKNKAIYVDFEDYLLNKHAVTRAERGEKVFRDDLAWTPEFGAQKAAEYEQQFPEFAEAADKFYEFNRQMVQSWLVDTGIITQDMADAWLKANPYYVPNKRQFTQLEKTGKGPGGGKKGFGNQGNPVKGYQKGGSQRKIISPIEATIENVDAYVKAAKRNQVMQQYVRNIEQAPDAFRDWAEIVKQPEKPADIKKLLLSDVTDESGAVVTDGIVNLLSRFTDDFDKAMQRTKLDKDNIVRAMVDGEPVHVLIKDKQLLSAITALGPESAGWMLNLVGKVTNNMKLLTTGSNPVFSLTRNLFRDIPQAYVASTTRDNPIAFVADLVSAAVDIGGRRGAYKQFLDVGGGHASSIAADRNLLAQSKRAALPQSGVRTKLARAKEGYENLLNAVEIAPRLAEFKRSFDQTGDLQAALAAAQDITVNFKRRGALSREIDKVFPYFNAAAQGLDKTIRTYKDNPAKALTKSILAITIPTLALYAINHDDPAYQQLSSRTKDAFLMIPKGDGTFFKIAKPQEQGTIFSDIPERLMRLFAEEDPAAFRDFADRLRTTFTPPGVQGALKKGGVTDKLLGAAGDTIFGPIADLAANKTFSGAPIVPGYLENLSPELQYDAKTTTVSKKLGELTGTSPKQLDYLARQYTGFLGQFGQPLLSPGGDVGSALTQQVTADPVFTNDTSTEFYRLKGKLDQANLDKDQKDLPDWYSNGLRKRMDKISKQMSAIRKQQRDVQSDKSLSNKNKRDELRKLQQSINDMAERGNELARDTVPY; from the coding sequence GTGAGGAACCGTCAGCGCGGGAAGGATGCCAAACAGCGAGTGCTTGACCGGACCTATTCACCGGAGCCGATTGCTTCGGCGTCCCCCGCTGACGACATGTTTGCGGCTGTACGTAACCGCAGCCTTGCGAATACCATTACTCCTCCATCCTCAGATCCCATTACCTCCGAGTTGCTGCGAAGTACGCTGGCGGGCGTAGGGGTCAATGCCGGGCAGCCGACAATCGACATGAGCCCGAAACCACCTGTTGTGCAGCCGGGCATTGATTTTAGGGCCGATCAGAAAAAGTCTCCTTTAACAGGTCGGTTACCCGCACCGGAGCTACTACAGACGCCACAGCAGACAATTCAGGCTGCGCTTGCTGATAAGGTGCCAGCGGCATCCCTGCTCCAGCAAACGGAGCGCGGTCCAGCTAACGCCTCGCAGATTCCGGAGCTCTCCCAGTATGAAATCAACAAGAAGGAGATTGAGAGTGCGCCGCCTGTGATCAAGCAGTACGCACAGGCCATGAATTATCTGACGGAGGGCAATCCGCTGGGTATCGCTATCGGCAACGCATTTAGTGGGAATAGTGGAGCTACTCGGCGTGACAGCTCTGGTAATGAAACCGTGGACAAGATCGCCGACCTGGTCAACGACTTTATCACGCCGATGCTAATCCCTACCGGGGCGCCTGTGGGCATGGGGCCGAATGTGGGCACATATGAAGTGGCCGGCAAGGCTCTCAGCAAAGGCATGGGGCAGTCTGCGGTTAATAAGATTGCCCAGGGCATCGGCAAGATTGCTCCAAAGGTCAGTCCGAATACCGCTCAAACCATCGCCCGGCAAGGGTTGACGGAGACGGTAGCCGGGCCGCTACAAGGTGTAGGTATAGGGTTAGCCAATCAGCAGGACAGTAATGAGCAGATCGGCATGAATGCCCTGTACGGAGCAGCAGGCGGCGCTGTGCTGGGCTTTGGCGGTGCGGCTGCTGGCGCCGGGCTTCGCAACCTATTCAAACGGAACGGTATCCCCGCTGCTGAGATCGAGGAGCTGCTGGCACTGCCTGAAGGTCGGGGCACCGTGCGTCAAGCGGCTGCAGCGGACCGCGGGCTGAATGCTCCCGGAACTGATCCGATTGCTAATCCATACACCTATGAGCTGCCGGAAGCTTCGGCAGGCACGCGAGCTACTGCAGATAATGCTGCCGGGGGACGTAGTGGGTTACGTGAGATTGACCAATCTATCCGAACGTTACAGACCAACTACGAGCAAGCCGTCATTGACGAGTATAAGCTGCTAAAGTCACAGATGGATAATCGTGGTGGTGTTCAGCAGGGAGCCTTACAGCGGACCCCAGAGGGCGAGGTGACCGGGCGTACTGGTCGCCAGTCCAACAACCCGCGCTGGTATCAGGAGTTTTATGCTGCCAATGGTAAGCGGCCTACCCTTAAGGACTTGTACACACTGGCCCGTAACCGGGTGGATAATGGCTTCGCCGATGAGGCGGGGCAGATACCTTCCTGGCGGGAGCGGACCGGTTACGACGAGCAGTTGGCAGGCTATCAGCAGGCGCGGAATACACTGGCCGGTAGTGTCCGAGACATTGATCCCGCGCTGAGAGTAACGGATTCCCCCTTGGTGGGCCAGGAGCTGAGGGATTTACGTCATACAGGGCCAAAACAGGCACGCAGACCCGTGGGCGAGTCGATTGTCGCTCCCCCATCTGTAGAACCTACATTGCCGCGTGCTTCATCCGTCGAGGCACCGGTGACGGCCAAGGAGCAGGCCATCAATGCCAAACCATTGTCTGAGCTGACGCAGGACGATATTGATTATCTGCTGGAGGTTTCTAAAGGACGAGAGGTGCCTATCCCGCCACAAGAGCCTGCGCCTCAGCCCATCGGCGATCCGATCCTGCGCCCTGGACAGTTTGACGATAAGTCAGGGTTAGGCATCGCGGCAGGGCAACGGATTAAGCCGTATGATTCCCTAAGTACCGAGACACGGTCACAACTGGTTACGCGGCAGCAGCGTGACCCAGCAAACTTGAAGGGTACGAGTGACCGAGCTTACACCGCCCTGGTGGATGATCTTCATCCGCTGAATAAGCAGGACAAGATCCTGAATGATCTCATGGAGGAGCCGCTGAAAGCTTCAGAGCGGATTCATACACTCGGCTTGGCTTCACGTGGAGCTGACGTCATCTCCAAGCGAATCATCACTGACGGGCTGGTCGATTCGCAGGGGCAGGTAGTAGGCGAATCCTTGAAGAGTATCCTTAAGCCGCTGAAGTCTTTAATGAAGAAAAACAAGGCCATCTATGTGGACTTTGAGGACTACCTGCTTAACAAACACGCCGTTACCCGGGCAGAGCGCGGGGAGAAAGTATTCCGCGACGATCTGGCATGGACGCCTGAATTCGGTGCCCAGAAGGCAGCAGAATACGAGCAGCAGTTTCCTGAGTTTGCCGAAGCAGCAGACAAGTTTTATGAGTTTAACCGGCAGATGGTGCAATCTTGGCTTGTCGATACTGGAATCATCACGCAGGACATGGCGGATGCTTGGCTTAAGGCTAACCCGTATTACGTGCCGAACAAGCGCCAGTTCACCCAGCTGGAGAAGACAGGTAAGGGCCCGGGCGGCGGCAAAAAGGGATTTGGCAATCAGGGGAACCCGGTCAAAGGCTATCAGAAGGGCGGCTCTCAGCGAAAGATCATATCTCCAATTGAAGCGACCATTGAGAACGTCGATGCTTATGTTAAGGCTGCTAAGCGTAACCAGGTCATGCAGCAGTACGTCCGCAACATCGAGCAGGCACCAGACGCTTTCCGTGACTGGGCTGAGATCGTTAAGCAGCCGGAGAAGCCTGCTGACATCAAGAAGCTATTGTTATCAGATGTAACCGATGAATCGGGAGCTGTGGTAACTGACGGCATAGTCAATCTTCTCAGTCGGTTCACGGATGATTTTGATAAGGCTATGCAGCGGACGAAGTTGGACAAAGACAATATCGTCCGGGCTATGGTGGATGGTGAGCCGGTGCACGTGCTGATTAAGGATAAGCAGCTGCTGTCCGCGATAACGGCGCTCGGGCCGGAGTCGGCAGGCTGGATGCTTAATCTGGTCGGTAAGGTGACGAACAACATGAAGCTGCTGACCACGGGTAGTAACCCGGTGTTCTCGCTAACTCGTAACTTATTCCGCGACATTCCGCAGGCTTATGTTGCATCGACAACCCGAGATAACCCGATTGCATTTGTTGCTGACCTGGTCAGTGCGGCCGTAGACATCGGCGGACGTCGAGGTGCGTATAAGCAGTTCCTGGATGTCGGCGGCGGTCATGCTTCATCTATTGCGGCGGACCGTAACCTCTTAGCACAAAGCAAACGGGCTGCTTTGCCGCAGTCTGGTGTTCGTACGAAGCTCGCCCGTGCAAAGGAAGGGTATGAGAATCTACTCAACGCTGTGGAAATCGCGCCGCGTCTTGCAGAGTTTAAGCGTAGCTTTGATCAGACAGGAGATCTGCAGGCGGCGCTTGCGGCTGCTCAGGACATCACGGTCAACTTTAAACGGCGCGGAGCATTGTCCCGGGAGATCGACAAGGTGTTTCCGTATTTTAACGCGGCAGCTCAGGGGCTTGATAAGACAATCCGCACCTATAAGGATAACCCAGCCAAAGCGCTGACCAAGTCTATCCTGGCAATTACGATCCCAACTCTGGCCTTATACGCCATCAATCACGATGATCCGGCTTACCAGCAGCTCAGTAGCCGGACGAAGGATGCGTTCCTAATGATCCCTAAGGGCGACGGCACGTTCTTCAAAATTGCCAAGCCGCAGGAGCAAGGAACCATATTCAGCGACATCCCAGAACGCTTAATGCGTCTGTTTGCGGAAGAAGATCCCGCAGCCTTCCGGGACTTTGCCGACCGTCTCCGGACTACTTTTACTCCGCCAGGAGTTCAGGGGGCCCTGAAGAAAGGAGGGGTCACCGATAAACTGCTGGGGGCTGCTGGGGACACTATCTTCGGTCCTATCGCGGATCTCGCTGCAAACAAGACTTTTAGCGGGGCTCCTATCGTACCGGGTTATCTGGAAAATCTTTCGCCGGAACTTCAGTACGATGCAAAGACAACCACGGTATCGAAGAAACTCGGCGAGCTGACAGGGACATCGCCGAAGCAACTCGACTACCTAGCCCGGCAGTATACCGGGTTCCTTGGCCAGTTTGGGCAGCCGCTGCTCTCTCCCGGGGGGGACGTTGGCAGCGCACTAACTCAGCAGGTTACCGCCGATCCAGTGTTCACAAACGATACCTCTACTGAGTTTTACCGGCTGAAGGGTAAGCTTGATCAGGCTAATCTGGATAAAGATCAGAAGGACCTGCCCGATTGGTACAGTAACGGACTCCGAAAGCGGATGGACAAAATCAGCAAGCAGATGTCTGCAATTCGGAAACAGCAACGAGACGTCCAGAGCGATAAGAGCCTGAGTAACAAAAACAAGCGCGATGAGCTCCGCAAGCTGCAACAGTCCATCAACGACATGGCTGAGCGCGGGAATGAGCTGGCAAGAGACACAGTTCCATACTAA
- a CDS encoding hemolysin XhlA family protein, with amino-acid sequence MPGGGGAMGTEDKLVEIQIQLARIEKTLEVVPALTSTVESARDTARDAVQSAKSAHHRLDRIEDAQRWLWRTVGGAIITGIIGIIIAAIKLTGG; translated from the coding sequence ATGCCAGGAGGAGGCGGAGCTATGGGTACTGAGGATAAGTTGGTGGAGATCCAGATACAACTTGCGCGGATTGAGAAGACACTGGAGGTGGTGCCGGCGCTGACATCGACTGTGGAGTCGGCGAGAGACACCGCCCGGGATGCCGTTCAGAGCGCTAAATCTGCGCATCACCGGCTAGACCGGATCGAGGACGCGCAGCGCTGGCTGTGGCGCACGGTCGGCGGGGCAATCATTACCGGTATTATCGGCATAATCATTGCGGCTATTAAACTTACTGGAGGTTAA
- a CDS encoding M15 family metallopeptidase has translation MLTLDQVKSKSATRLKGLHPAVLAAATALIERSYTRGVPILITQGLRTIAEQEGLYAQGRTKPGKIVTNARGGYSYHNFGLSIDFALLLPNGSSVSWDTTRDGDSDKTTDWMEVVQEAKALGFEWGGDWTTFKDYPHFQMSFGLNTAQLRAGVKPTETQIAVVLAKIDRYLKEAEKVNKDVKVDVYVNGVKVGDGVLDAGVTYTPTRAVAEALGATVAWDKDKLRVDINKGAK, from the coding sequence ATGCTTACATTGGATCAGGTTAAAAGTAAATCAGCTACCCGTCTTAAAGGTCTTCATCCCGCTGTACTGGCTGCTGCTACGGCTCTGATCGAGCGGAGCTATACCCGCGGGGTACCGATTCTCATTACACAGGGGCTGCGAACCATTGCAGAGCAAGAAGGGCTGTATGCGCAGGGTCGCACCAAGCCCGGGAAGATTGTCACCAATGCCCGGGGAGGTTACAGCTATCATAACTTTGGTTTATCTATCGATTTTGCTTTGCTGCTGCCGAATGGCTCCAGCGTGTCCTGGGATACGACTCGGGATGGAGACAGCGACAAAACAACGGATTGGATGGAGGTGGTGCAGGAGGCAAAGGCGCTCGGGTTTGAGTGGGGCGGGGACTGGACTACATTTAAGGACTATCCGCATTTCCAGATGAGCTTCGGGCTTAACACGGCTCAGCTCCGGGCAGGTGTGAAGCCTACGGAGACTCAGATTGCGGTTGTGCTCGCTAAAATCGATAGATATCTGAAGGAGGCGGAGAAAGTGAACAAAGATGTGAAGGTTGATGTGTATGTCAATGGAGTAAAAGTCGGTGACGGTGTGCTGGATGCTGGGGTCACTTACACGCCGACACGTGCCGTAGCAGAGGCTTTAGGCGCTACGGTGGCATGGGACAAGGATAAACTGCGAGTCGATATCAACAAGGGGGCTAAATAA
- a CDS encoding holin encodes MEVLNNVLAFATLISVFVLALVQLVKNTANVPKNLLPWIGLLIGLLIGWWAYPFSDLDLTLRLWGGGLAGLSATGLFELVLSNRPGSTKE; translated from the coding sequence ATGGAAGTCTTAAATAACGTATTGGCGTTTGCCACTCTGATCTCTGTATTTGTGCTGGCACTGGTGCAGCTGGTGAAGAATACAGCCAACGTGCCGAAGAACCTGCTGCCGTGGATTGGCTTGCTGATCGGCTTGCTGATCGGCTGGTGGGCATACCCGTTTTCTGATCTGGACCTCACGCTGCGGCTATGGGGCGGCGGGCTGGCCGGACTCTCTGCAACCGGTCTGTTCGAGTTGGTGCTGAGTAATCGGCCGGGATCAACAAAGGAGTAG
- a CDS encoding helix-turn-helix domain-containing protein, producing MKLSRGRCRLRYLLAKAKMTQAELSRRTEYSPQQISNWVNNREPMSYDAAATVSYALGCQMEDLYELMLLP from the coding sequence GTGAAGCTCTCCCGTGGGAGATGCCGACTGCGATACCTATTAGCCAAAGCCAAAATGACGCAAGCTGAATTATCCCGTAGAACTGAATATTCACCGCAGCAGATATCAAACTGGGTTAATAACCGAGAGCCGATGTCTTACGACGCTGCTGCCACAGTATCTTACGCGCTAGGCTGCCAAATGGAGGACCTATACGAGCTAATGCTATTGCCCTGA
- a CDS encoding recombinase family protein, with protein MNRPALQELLKDCSQKKFDIVLVWKLSRLSRKLKDTLQLIEDFEKHDVSFLSYSEQFYNSKNNSTNKLMLSMVGGFAEFKRSTIVENVKLGMNQRAKLGKWEEESLATISVTKNLL; from the coding sequence ATGAATCGCCCAGCATTGCAGGAACTTTTAAAAGATTGCTCACAAAAGAAGTTTGATATAGTTCTTGTTTGGAAATTATCAAGGCTTTCTCGTAAGCTTAAAGATACACTGCAATTAATTGAGGATTTCGAGAAGCACGATGTAAGTTTTCTTAGCTATAGCGAACAATTTTATAATTCAAAGAACAATTCAACCAATAAGCTCATGCTTAGTATGGTTGGTGGATTTGCAGAATTTAAAAGAAGTACAATTGTTGAAAATGTGAAATTAGGTATGAACCAGCGTGCTAAGCTAGGTAAGTGGGAGGAAGAATCTTTGGCTACGATATCAGTAACAAAGAACTTATTGTAA
- a CDS encoding recombinase family protein → MKHMIKNVVGYVRISSDSQKDNTSVAEQKKRIQAYCTSQGWKSEEIFVYEAKSGSKIDERIEYARMLNFACDQSNEINAIVVFKSDRIHRQV, encoded by the coding sequence ATGAAACACATGATTAAAAACGTTGTTGGCTATGTACGTATCAGTTCTGATTCTCAAAAAGATAATACTTCAGTAGCAGAACAAAAGAAACGAATACAGGCATATTGTACCAGTCAGGGCTGGAAATCAGAAGAAATTTTTGTCTATGAAGCAAAGTCTGGCTCTAAGATTGACGAAAGAATTGAGTATGCAAGAATGCTTAATTTTGCTTGTGATCAAAGCAATGAAATCAACGCAATCGTTGTATTTAAGTCAGATCGCATTCATAGACAGGTTTAG
- a CDS encoding HEAT repeat domain-containing protein yields MSNFVDETPANIKELVKQAGDKTSWRNRVQAVNELGKWRCQQSKDVLWRLSVNDLVYDVREEAFRKLQAFGEKVFLGKKKKGHIIKDINKKVLRVRDSFKAEFTIEEFKEKFKQLLPEAYDVYQYEKGEKFEEWINNVLNSAPKKN; encoded by the coding sequence ATGAGTAACTTTGTAGATGAGACACCTGCTAATATTAAGGAGTTAGTGAAGCAAGCTGGTGATAAAACAAGCTGGAGAAATAGAGTGCAAGCTGTAAATGAATTGGGAAAATGGCGCTGTCAGCAATCAAAGGATGTGCTTTGGAGATTAAGTGTAAACGATCTAGTATATGATGTTCGAGAAGAAGCTTTTAGGAAACTGCAAGCTTTCGGGGAAAAAGTGTTTTTAGGGAAAAAGAAAAAGGGGCATATAATCAAAGACATCAATAAAAAGGTTCTACGTGTTCGTGATAGTTTTAAAGCAGAGTTCACGATTGAGGAATTTAAGGAAAAATTTAAGCAACTACTTCCAGAGGCCTATGACGTATACCAATATGAAAAGGGCGAAAAATTTGAAGAGTGGATAAACAATGTTTTAAATTCAGCTCCTAAGAAAAATTAA
- a CDS encoding topoisomerase DNA-binding C4 zinc finger domain-containing protein — protein sequence MADQEYLKCPKCNAPMVFREGSPDFYGCSRYPECRGTRQLNEAKGKQVYFDVSTGGWGECNRCGANRVIGPMGLCERCNEWFEDQ from the coding sequence ATGGCTGATCAAGAGTATTTAAAATGTCCAAAATGTAATGCGCCTATGGTATTTAGAGAAGGGTCGCCTGATTTTTATGGCTGTTCCAGATATCCTGAGTGTAGAGGAACTAGGCAATTAAACGAAGCCAAAGGAAAGCAAGTATATTTTGATGTATCAACAGGTGGTTGGGGAGAATGTAATCGTTGCGGAGCGAATCGTGTTATAGGTCCAATGGGACTTTGTGAACGTTGCAACGAATGGTTTGAAGACCAATAG